The genomic region tgtgaccccacggacttcaGCCGTCAGGCTCCTCCTGtttacgggatttcccaggcaagaacactggagtgggttgccttttccttctccaggagatcttcccgactcagggatcaaaccagcatctcctgcactggcaggtggattctttactgctgagccaacagggaagcccctactatTTACTTACTATTTACAAATAGTACAGAAATACTATTTGACACTACTCATACATGAGACTGTTCCTACAAACTTAAAATATGAGCCTTACCTGATGGCATGGATAAATCTGTGTAAATATAACTCATATCTGACCCCTGGTTTGGGGAGGTTTCAGTGCAATGGGCTGTGTGTGTAAAGTACACACCAGATTTCTAAGAgttagtaagaaaaaaatgaatgtagaatatctcattaatattttatattaaaagaaattttatatgGATTGCATGTTGAAATGGtattattttggatatattgtggtaagtataattattaaaatgtttttattaatataataaattaatttcacctttttcctttttaaaatctttctaaatGGAGCTACTAGAACATTGAAAATTAAATACATGACTTAATGCGTCATATTCCCTAGACAGTGCTGGTCTGGCAAGCCTAAGGGAGTGTTTCTAGAAGATATCAGAAGAAGGGCAATACCTGTTCCACAGGTCGTCAtcttctccaccccacccccagaacgCGTTAGGAAAGCCGTTGATCTTCCGAAACTGTTCCACTGTTAAGCCGCTCACTCCACCAAAGAACTCAGTATAAGGAAGCCTAAAAGGAGATGTATGGCATCAATCACCTGTGCATGAAAGggtgttctctttttttccccctagaacaGGCCATCTCATGGGAGAACTAAGTCTTAAGTAAAACAATACTCTCTGTGCTACTGCCTCGAACCACCTGAAGTGGTTTCCTCAGGCCAAATGTATCAACCCGAGTAactaattaaatttcttttctaatgattttttttttaatcacagctttattgagacagAACTGACATACCATATAACTTACCCATTTATTTACTGATTGGTTTGGTCTGAGTGTGGCAGGTGGGTCTTTGATCTTTGTggaggaatgtgggatctagtctcctgaccagggatcaaacctcggtctcccacattggaggcaaggagtcttagccactggaccaccagagaagtccctaattTACTTATTTAAGGTGTATAATtcaatggttttgtttttttttaatatattcatggaGATTTGCAACCATGGCCACAATCAGTGTTAATCAATTTCAtcactcccccccgccccccgccgcaaGAAGCCTTGTACCCACCATCAGCAGTCAGTCACTCATTTCTCCCCACTCCCCTCAACCCTATGCAACCACTATTCTTCCTTCCGTCTCTATAGatctgcctattctggacatttcatacaaaCGGAATCATATAATACCCAGTCTTTTGTAGCTAgttttctttcactgagcataacgTTTTCTAGttccatccaggctgtcacatctatcagtacttcatttcttcttattGTGAAATAGCATTCCATCGTATGGATGCAGGCACTGCATttcgtttatccattcatcaatagATTGTGATTCACGTTGGAGCTAATTTGATTTGGTCATCCTTCCATCTTTCATCATCCTTCTAAATTTAACCtctttaattaaaaggaaatgatactCACAGATACATATACTTATCCAGTTTAGTCGCAAAGTGCCTTGGCATCTGTCCACATCCATAATAGTTACGATCACTTTCTGGTATGTGATCCACGTCATGAAAAATGAGGCAGTCCCAGTCCAAGTCCTTCATTGCTTCTTGAAAACCCACATTAAAAAGCATGGCTCGATTAAAGGGTTGGGTGccaacctaaaagaagcagaactttatttttaaaaaggactctTGAAGAAGAATCTTTGCTGCCTCAGCCCTACCTAAGGGAGAGCTTATTGAGAAAACACTGGGCCGGAAGAGAGTCGGGTCTTGCCTGGTTCATCACTGACTCACCATCACTTGACCTCTGGCCTCAACTTCCTCAGGAATAAAAAAGGGTGATAAGGATAAACCTAAGCCTCTCTCTCCCAAGGCCGTTTGAAGGCAGATAGTGAGCTGTGTAACGGCATTTAGAAGGGTACCCAACTCCCTACACAGAAGGAAGAACCACACGGCCATTTCTACCTGCAGCCCCTTATCTCACGGGAATTTCCTGGGTCTGAAATGTAAAGACAATACCCAAAGCGGTTCCAGCTAAACCAGCCCACAAGAGGCCTTCGTTCAAGGGTAAGCGAAGTTCCAGGCAGCACTCAGACCTGCTGGGACTGAACATCTCCACGGAGGAGCGCAGGACTccctctgctccctgccccccacaggGCCGCTCAATCGTGAGTTTTCGATCTTATGGGCTCTTAACCCCAAGGATGGATCAGCTTGAAGCTCTCTCAGCTGTAGTCTcggaagagaaagaagggaaaagaaagggcTACTCACTTGCTCCACCACATAAAACGCAAACCGCAGGCGCTGGCGCTGGAGCATGGGAATGAGGTGTCGGAGCAGGACCGGGAGGTGCTCGTGGCGGTTCCGGAAGGGGACAAGGATGGCCACCTGCAGCGGGTCACAGCGACAGAGGCCGCCCGGTCAGCGAGTCCCCTCGACTGCTCCGCAGCATTGGGGCCCAGCTCGCCTGGGGGGCTCCGGGGAGCTGACTTACCCTCCACTTCTCTCAGCCGCCCTTTATGTCAATAGTATCTCCTGTTTCTTTACTCTAGCGCAGCTTGGTTTAGAACAATGTGGGTGTGCCTGTCCCAACCACTAGAGTAAGAGGTTAGGAGGGTAGGTGAGATGTCTTAACACTTCTTTATATCAGAGCAAAGCCTTGTTCTGTGTCTTgtatattctccaggcaagaatactggagtgggtaaccattcccttctccaggggatcttcctgacccaggggttgtcccacattgcaggtggattctgagccacctgggaagccctgtattatCATCACATATACTAAATGAATACTTCTAGCTGACatgaaaaacatttatatatatatatatatatttaacgcTGGTCATTAAATTGATTTTACATCCCAGTGACGGGGTGGAAACACTACTTTGTTCCAGATCTGTTCTGATCACTGTTGCACTATACAGGGCTGGCATGGAATAAGCACTTTACTAAACAGTTGTTGAAAGAATTGACTCAAGTCAGTGTCATAAGCTTGAGCCACACTACTGATGTCTCCTGATTACAgtcatgcaggaaaaaaaaataaacaattctcAGTATCAGGCTAGATAGTTCCGCTTTTTACTCCACTAGGTTCATGGCAACAATGCCAAATAAAAGCGCTGAATTTGTGAAGATGGCTTCTGCAAATCTATCAGGAGAGACCCACCCTCCCCCGCTTCCCCCACTGCTTAGTCAATATTCCTGGACGGAAGGAGAAGGGTCCTGGTTCAGTGACCAGAACAATGTGTATGTCTGCGGCTATAGCAGTGTCCTCAGGGAAACCCACTCCTCCAATATGCTCCCATCAGATGCAAATCCTTTGCAGTAAGTGATAAGAAGGGTACAGATTACAAAATGTCAGAGTGAAATCCATGGTGACGGTAACTGCCAGGTAGGCGTCCCAGCACCTGGGGTCTGACCCCACGCCTACCTTCCATCGAGGGACGCAATCCGACGGCTTCCAGTGACCGCCCAGCTTGATGGTTGGGTCTTTAGAGAAGAGTTCATGGATGGCATCCATTCCAATCTCACTCATGTTTATGTCTATCGGGCCCTCTGAacagaaatgggggaaaaaagataatAAGAGGCCATGAAATTCCTACGTTCAGGGTTGTAATCTCTGAAGTGGTTCAGTGCTTTTTCAGTGGGTTGTGTTTTTTAACAAGGATGGGGGTCCCTATGTCTGCTTCCCAACTCATTGGGTTTCAGTTCATCCCTATTACTGGGTAAAGCGGCAAACCAAGAAATAAAGACTTGGGAGTTCTGCTTCTGCCAAGAatgtagaaagaaatgaagaccaAGGACAACAGCAGCTGAACTTCtcaaagaggaaggagaagagcaGCTGAGCTTGGCAGCATCTCTGTGCGCTCCTGAGGCGGGTGCAGACACGCTGTCCCAATTTACCGATCAGTGACCCCGACTGGTCACGGCCAAACTCAGAACACGCATCATCTTGGACTCAAGTCAAGAAGAAGACAGTCCAAGAAGCCCCAAAGCACAGGAAAGGTGTAACGTACACTGTCATTGCTTTAGATCACACACATTCtaagaaggaaaggggaagggaagaggaagaagaagaggaaaaaggaagagaaagaaaacatgcaaGAATTTTTCTTAACCAGCACTTTGTTAAGAAAACAACTTCCCTCGTATTAAATGAGTTACACAATCAGTGTGAGATTTATAGTAAAAGACAAAGCTGGTTGCCTACACTTTCTCAAGGATATCTTGACAGACCTCAAGTTACAAAGGAAGTGGACATGTAAAGCAAAGAGTGAAAACTGTGGTGGAAGATGGCACCAGGAACACAGGAACCCTGCAGACGGGCTGGAGAGGAGCCAGGACACGTGTAACCTTCATAGCTCCAATTTCCAAGGGCCAGGAGGCGTTCAAAATCTCTCTATAAGTAGACATATCGAGAGATCAAGAAcactcttccttttattttaatcaaatagAAGGTCATTggttttaaaagcagagaaagacaagcaAGCACTCTACTCACTCATGGAAGGGAGCCTTTCGGGACAGGTATGGTTTGCAAAGTAGGTGAAGTCTTCAGGAAGAAAAGTCGTGGTCTGTAGGAAGGATTCGCTGTGGTTCAAGTCAAGAGGATAAtctagagaggaaagaaaagaaaaggcagctcCGATGGGTCTAAATAAGTCATCATCTCTGCAATTCTCAGATGCCCCCCAAACAAGGATTTTTCTAAGTCATTATCTTTTGGCGAGGCAGGATGTTGACTTAGCCCTTCAGCTAAAATTTGAATACATCAACAGAAGTGTTAATCAGATGATACTATTTCACCAATGTTTCTATTCTTACTGTTATTATAGCTTTATATGCAGTCAGTTCATAGTCAAACAACCCTACaacataattaaaaaacaaaccagcaTGCCCTCCCATGTCTTTCTGAAATGAAATGCTCTCACTTCTCTTAGTCAACTACCTtagtattttgggcttccctggtggctcagatgataaagaatctgcctgcaatgcaagagacttgggttcgatccctgggttgggaagattccctggagaagggataggctacctccGGTATCCGTGCCtggatgatcccatggacagaggagcctggcgggctacaggacacaactgagcaactaacgtgTACATATATGCATACCTTAGTATTTATCTCCATCAGCCTACACAgccaatcttttcttttttttttggggggggggggtgttctttctttattgcagtatagttgctttaaaatgttgtgttagtttctgctgtacggcaaagtcaACCAGGCATCCGTTCACATACATCGCCTCTTTttatttggatttccttctcacttaggttaccacagagcatgagagttccctgtgctatacggtaggttattaatagttatccattttatacatagtatcaatagtgtatctATGTCaatccccaaactcctaattcaccACACACCCACcttggtacatatatatttattccctatgtctgtgtctccatttctgctttgcaaataagaccaTCAGTACCattcttttctagattccacatacgtGTGTTCCTAATGCACGACACTTGTTTACTTTCTGcctgacttcactttgtatgactctctcggtccatccacgtctctgcaGATGgcacagttttgttccttttcatggtaTACAGTTGATCTCGAGGCTTCGTTTTTACGTGTTAACTTCTCACTATGGGGAGGAAGGTTTCGTACCCttccccccctgcccccaccacagaCATACCCTTCCTATCCTCCAGTATCCCTACAGTCACACACGCTAATTGTGGTTAGGACAATCTTCAGTATTTTTATGATGATGATTCAATAAGCACTCTCTGTTGCTGAGAAATGTGGAAAGATGATTACGTTTCCTTTCCTGCAAATTGCACCCCCCCCTCCCCGGAGTAACTGTCTTGTTTTCCTGTTTGCTTAGTTTTACGTGGAATGATGACAAGTGGATGTTTTGCCCTCTGCCACTTCACTTCCCCTCGAGACACAGGCATCGGGTCTTCCTCTTGCTAATAAGGTCCAGCGcctcccaacccactccagtctggaCGGGTTTTCCTGGAAGCGTGATCCACTAGTGCTACTCTGGGATCTCCCTTCATCGTGGCCAGGGGAGTCCATTCACCTCCCTCGAGTGTCGAACCTCAGTTTTCCTAACTTCAACTTCTTTATTTTCCCTCGGTAAAGCACATTCTTCCAGTGGCTTCCTAAAAGCAGGGAAACggaagtgattttgaaaccctggatatctgattatttttattcttcctcaCTTGATACATGGGTTTTACAGAATTCTAGGCTGGAGATAAATTTTCCTTTGGAATTGTAAAGGTGCTGTTCCACTCCCTTCTAGAGTCCCCTGGGCCTGTTAAGTCCAAAGTCATTCCAATTCCTGTTCTTTGTAAAAGGTGACAGTAATTTCTTTCTGGAAGTGTGAAGAACTTTCTCTTTGTTCAGGAAATTTGATATTGGTGTGTCTGCTCCACTGTGTTGGCAATGTTGTGGCCTCTAAAGTCTGGGGATTCAAGTCCTGTTCAATAATTTTTCGGAGGTAtcactgtggtgatggtttcctGCCTTCTGTATTCTGGGCTCTCTTTCTGGAGGACAGAAATATGACTTAGATGTTGGGCCTCCTGGCCCtataattttctcatcttttctacCTGACTTTCTATCCTGCCATTTCTCTGCTCTACCTTCGAAGAGATTTCCTCAATTGTATCTAGTCCTTTTAATTATCATTTCCTGCTATTacgtttttttaatttccaagtgtCCCTTTAATTTTCCGAATGTTCATCTTTTTCAGTATCTTGTTCCATGTTTACAATCCTTTTCCTCTGACCCTTGAGAACATATGTGATGGTTAAGCTTTCTCCTCCCAGCATACTGTTTCTTCCAATTTGTTACTAGTTTTGATTGCCAGCACAGTGGCGCTTGGCCATCTGCTAATATTTAAGAGTGGGGCTCGGAATCAGCTAACTGGAAGGGTCTGGATGGAGGTTCTTCATTGGGGGTGTTCTGGTCAGAAGTTTGGATGGGAAACCTTCAGGGTCAGTATCTTTGGGTCTTTCTTCTTGGTCTGGTCAGGTTCCCCAGAGAAGTCATTCTAATCTCCTGCCAGAATGGTACAGTCTTTGTTACAAGCATCCTGAAACAGGAGTAGGAAAAGCTGGGGACACCTTGAAAAAAGTCAGGTGCCCCAGCTGACAGGCTCTCTGTTTTACGATCTCTGGCTGGAGGCTATCAAGTCTCCAGTACTTTGCCAGGTTAGGGGATGGAATATCGGACTGCTTTTTAAACAGCTTTCAACCCATCTTTATCTTAGTTGCCACCTTTATTTTTATCTCCAGAAATACCTGATATTCTAAACTTCTGAGCGATTTGGGGCTATCGACTACAGGGTGGTTGCACATTAGCAGTGAGTTTTCTTGGGTCTGTCAAGTCCTTTATCACTGGTCCATCTGCTTTTCAACTTCCATAATTTTTTGAGGTGGTCTCCTTTCTTGTGCTTCTCATTTTTAAGGGTTTACAGCACTAAacacccatacatacacacaatatcTACTGTTATTTCAGTGACGTTTTAACTTTATTGCAAATGCCTTTTTTCTAGAGGGAGGCATGAAGAGGGTCTTCCAATCTCTTAtctttttacagataaagaaagcgAGGCACCGTGTACAGAACTCCTATGAGGAGAGTTGCCTATGCAAGTCTGAGACCTGATTAAATGATGGGTTGATGACCTTGACATCTGTCGCCGTCATTTAGTTGCTCGGTGTGCCTGACAattttgtgacccctggactgtagccccaggcccctctgttcatggggattcccaggcaagaatactggagtgggttgccatttccttctccaggagatcttctcaacccagggactgaacttgcgcCTcctacattctttaccactgagccaccaggcaagtcccatctCAGAAGATGAGAGGCCCCAAAATACgtggtggttagtttttatgggcttgGTGTTTCAtgggctaatgagtgggaggattattgcAACTATCTTcaggaaggggtggagattttCAGGAACTGGGTCACCGCCCACTTTTCGACCTTTGATGGtcagcctcagaactgtcatggtaCCTATGGTTTGTCATTCAGTTTGTGGATGTGTTGCAATGAACTTCACTGAGGCTCAAAGTCTAGCGGAAGTCGACTCatccaccatcttggacctagttggttctaCCCAGTTTATGTCATATTCAACAGCTacgtcattcttttaaaggctgtgccctgcctccttccctcctgtttcatcaGCAGCAAGCAGGAAACAAAAGaccacttatttttttcttctggctaCTAAATTAATAATGccattgttaaaaaaaagaaaacctcaaataTACAAGTCCTAAGTGAAAGTCCATAACCTTGCCCTTCATCTCggagaaccccccccccccaaaccctAATTCCATCAATTGTAATTTTCAATTCTTCAcgtaaaaatttaaacaaaatctaCCTTCCCAGTAGCAGTAgaagccttttatttatttattttttttgtaacctaaatgtttttattctaaaatgttaCAGTTCAATTTATACATAATAGGGTGATCTTAAAATGATTTTAGCATACAGTTTTAAGTAGATGTTCAGTTTTATTCCTTCTTTAGAGGTCTGGTAGATCTTACCAaaagagtttatttaaaaatttgtttccctatggctgattcgtatcaatgtatgacaaaacccactgaaaaataaaaaatatatataaataaaaaaaataaaaaataaaaatttgtttccCATTGAGCtaaatgcaactttttttttttttaattttttatttttcagtgggttttgtcatacattgatatgaatcagccatagagttatacgaattccccatcctggtcccccatcccacctccctctccacccgattcctctgggtctttaaagtggaagaggcagagaaacctaATTGCTCATGacatggcaaagaatcagacatgactgaagcaacttcgcacgCACGCACACCATGGTAAAACCTGCGCCTGGTTATCGTGGGGTCTTCCTCCAGCTGCCTGGAAATGGGCGGACTATACTGCCTACTCTCCTCAGGGGTTCCAAACACCAATTTCTTCTAAAGTACAACCCGACTGAATGAGGGAATCGAAAGAAAAGGCCAGCCTGCTGAATTTCTATGGCCatggttttactttttaatttaaatctaaACCATATTGAACCAGAACATGTTCTTCCAGCAAGGGAGGTAGACAGCAAAGAAGGCAACTGTTTTTACATTTATAACAGAGGACATGCTTCCCACCTGTAGACTCAAACAGCCTACTTGGTCAACTCTGCTTTACATCAGTAGTCCAGCAGTCCTGGCCGAACATTAGAATCATCTAGGAAGCTTTACAAAATACCTGGGCTCAGGCTATACACTAGACTTAGTAAATAGGAACCTCTGGGCGTGAGGAGCAGACATCG from Muntiacus reevesi chromosome 2, mMunRee1.1, whole genome shotgun sequence harbors:
- the B4GALT5 gene encoding beta-1,4-galactosyltransferase 5, which codes for MRVRRGLLRLPRRSLLAALFFFSLSSSLLYFVYVAPGIVNTYLFMMQAQGILIRDNMRTIGAQVYEQVVRSAYAKRNSSVNDSDYPLDLNHSESFLQTTTFLPEDFTYFANHTCPERLPSMKGPIDINMSEIGMDAIHELFSKDPTIKLGGHWKPSDCVPRWKVAILVPFRNRHEHLPVLLRHLIPMLQRQRLRFAFYVVEQVGTQPFNRAMLFNVGFQEAMKDLDWDCLIFHDVDHIPESDRNYYGCGQMPRHFATKLDKYMYLLPYTEFFGGVSGLTVEQFRKINGFPNAFWGWGGEDDDLWNRVQNAGYSVSRPEGDTGKYKSIPHHHRGEVQFLGRYALLRKSKERQAVDGLNNLNYFANVTYDALYKNITVNLTPELAQVAEY